A genomic segment from Acipenser ruthenus chromosome 5, fAciRut3.2 maternal haplotype, whole genome shotgun sequence encodes:
- the LOC117402576 gene encoding ewing's tumor-associated antigen 1 homolog isoform X1 translates to MTTWRKRSHLAVLEEKEERSKDTRRANTSKTNKLSRGLNNTQFSSPSTKSEDDKTPKRYPRTSHHTSSYAVSPCNDNELHLQQDIFWDPSSPTVARFGKGEKKRAVNGRAVEISDIVNRIAPKDEKPASHEVPLLEMWIGNNAIPCTPGVLRVRPKKHSFRANDVEDLMKLAKQFDKNMIQDAEQDHGRDLENFFQDENEDQMESDMHEKVLSSQKSVNEEAEADFIALFDGPTQLLSGRLSQNSSKSSLSSPKRNCMFGAETNEVAKKSTCEGGVNFKFNKPPGFEIKPNSYQNETDQCPTKHKTVSLSKHLNRSEMASKVSSVCTNDFDDWGSDDLLDDSFLVEITQNPELFASPKGTHGSKQTGVNTTQKPQSVSGEKTNKCIENGRSVSSMLHNDLTGKESQQVGIDMNPGEFQKTNNPCEKVKNRASFMLHRNAQVQAVEKSAENIPKRTDFCGSNKPEPQKNLQQQKAYKYETRFNKGSPNTPSKNIHNSQQVKSGKSRASMQNATSSASTYRTSKSVNQSVKCQQIRVEAPKQTTSLVDDWNESKFPDEVLIDALDDALWDDDGDDDLLYQVCDDMEKLTETQGTGLSTNIAPSSAKSSNFQPVTYPNKLKSCPAPSAVRSNCAAPENRNQNRTVGNPSNKPPATFNRSNSLPAKTTTFGKDSSINATFSLNQKNHTLNMNSNPSVFVPPSVNDNKSNASKYVFTKIRSTSVDVSKVQCSQITGLASGNETYMQSYNKGTVKLHPSSSGITGASQHPSFKRQLSDSIVVTSKAFITNKRTVKCSQEEIERKKHEALARRRMRTEASLQNGAPM, encoded by the exons ATGACGACATGGAGAAAGCGTTCCCATCTGGCGGTGTTGGAAGAAAAGGAAGAGCGATCAAAAGACACACGGAGGGCAAATACAtcgaaaacaaacaaactgagcAGAGGCCTAAATAATACACAGTTTTCCTCTCCATCTACAAAAAGTGAAG ATGATAAAACTCCTAAAAGATATCCAAGGACCAGTCATCACACATCAAGTTATGCAGTCTCTCCTTGTAATGACAATGAGTTGCATTTACAGCAAGATATATTTTGGGACCCATCTTCTCCAACAGTAGCCAGATTTG GTAAAGGAGAAAAGAAACGTGCAGTCAATGGACGAGCTGTAGAAATTTCAGACATTGTGAATCGGATTGCACCCAAG GATGAAAAACCAGCCAGCCATGAAGTTCCACTGCTTGAAATGTGGATTGGTAACAATGCAATTCCATGCACTCCTGGGGTACTTCGGGTTAGACCAAAAAAACATTCCTTTAG GGCCAATGATGTGGAGGACCTTATGAAGCTAGCAAAACAGTTTGACAAAAATATGATTCAAGATGCTGAACAAGATCATGGCCGTGACCTAGAGAATTTTTTCCAGGATGAGAATGAAGACCAGATGGAATCAGATATGCATGAAAAAGTTCTTAGTAGCCAGAAATCGGTGAATGAGGAGGCAGAAGCAGATTTCATTGCCTTGTTTGATGGACCTACTCAGCTCTTGAGTGGTAGACTGAGTCAGAATTCGTCAAAGTCCTCACTTTCGTCACCAAAAAGAAACTGCATGTTTGGTGCAGAGACTAATGAAGTTGCAAAAAAAAGTACTTGTGAAGGGGGAGTGAACTTCAAATTTAATAAGCCTCCTGGGTTTGAAATAAAGCCTAATTCCTACCAAAATGAAACAGATCAATGTCCAACAAAGCATAAAACTGTTTCTCTatcaaaacatttaaacagatCAGAAATGGCCTCTAAAGTGTCATCTGTATGCACAAATGATTTTGATGATTGGGGTAGTGATGATTTGCTTGATGATTCTTTTCTCGTAGAAATTACTCAGAACCCTGAGCTGTTTGCATCTCCCAAAGGGACCCATGGTTCTAAACAGACAGGTGTTAATACTACCCAAAAACCTCAGAGTGTATCTGGGGAAAAGACGAACAAATGTATTGAAAATGGCAGAAGCGTGTCTTCTATGTTGCACAACGATTTAACTGGTAAGGAGTCTCAGCAGGTTGGCATTGATATGAATCCTGGAgaatttcaaaaaacaaacaatcctTGTGAAAAAGTAAAGAATAGAGCTAGTTTTATGCTGCATAGAAACGCACAGGTCCAAGCAGTTGAGAAAAGTGCAGAGAATATACCTAAGCGCACTGACTTTTGTGGATCTAATAAACCTGAACCACAGAAAAACTTGCAGCAACAAAAAGCATATAAATATGAAACCAGGTTCAACAAAGGGTCACCCAACACGCCTTCCAAAAATATACACAACTCTCAACAGGTTAAAAGTGGAAAAAGTAGAGCCAGCATGCAAAATGCAACATCTTCTGCTTCTACGTATAGGACATCAAAGTCTGTCAACCAATCTGTCAAATGTCAGCAAATCAGAGTTGAGGCACCAAAACAAACCACCTCTCTGGTTGATGACTGGAATGAATCCAAATTCCCAGATGAGGTTTTAATAGATGCTCTTGATGATGCTCTTTGGGacgatgatggtgatgatgactTGCTGTATCAGGTGTGTGATGATATGGAAAAGTTGACTGAGACTCAAGGCACAGGGCTTAGCACAAACATTGCACCATCTTCCGCAAAAAGCAGTAACTTCCAGCCGGTCACCTACCCAAACAAATTAAAATCTTGTCCAGCACCAAGTGCTGTTCGAAGCAATTGTGCTGCTCCTGAAAACCGTAACCAAAACAGAACTGTGGGAAACCCGTCAAATAAACCTCCAGCTACATTTAATCGATCTAATTCTTTACCAGCAAAGACCACTACGTTTGGAAAGGACTCGTCCATTAATGCAACTTTTTCTTTAAATCAGAAAAACCACACTTTGAATATGAATTCAAATCCGAGTGTGTTTGTGCCGCCTTCTGTTAATGACAACAAATCAAATGCATCCAAGtatgtatttacaaaaataaggAGCACTTCTGTTGACGTTTCAAAAGTACAATGTAGTCAAATTACAGGACTTGCATCTGGAAATGAAACCTATATGCAAAGTTATAATAAAGGAACTGTCAAATTGCATCCATCTTCCAGTGGAATTACTGGTGCTTCACAGCACCCTTCCTTCAAAAGGCAACTTTCTGACTCAATCGTAGTGACAAGTAAAG
- the LOC117402576 gene encoding ewing's tumor-associated antigen 1 homolog isoform X2 — translation MWIGNNAIPCTPGVLRVRPKKHSFRANDVEDLMKLAKQFDKNMIQDAEQDHGRDLENFFQDENEDQMESDMHEKVLSSQKSVNEEAEADFIALFDGPTQLLSGRLSQNSSKSSLSSPKRNCMFGAETNEVAKKSTCEGGVNFKFNKPPGFEIKPNSYQNETDQCPTKHKTVSLSKHLNRSEMASKVSSVCTNDFDDWGSDDLLDDSFLVEITQNPELFASPKGTHGSKQTGVNTTQKPQSVSGEKTNKCIENGRSVSSMLHNDLTGKESQQVGIDMNPGEFQKTNNPCEKVKNRASFMLHRNAQVQAVEKSAENIPKRTDFCGSNKPEPQKNLQQQKAYKYETRFNKGSPNTPSKNIHNSQQVKSGKSRASMQNATSSASTYRTSKSVNQSVKCQQIRVEAPKQTTSLVDDWNESKFPDEVLIDALDDALWDDDGDDDLLYQVCDDMEKLTETQGTGLSTNIAPSSAKSSNFQPVTYPNKLKSCPAPSAVRSNCAAPENRNQNRTVGNPSNKPPATFNRSNSLPAKTTTFGKDSSINATFSLNQKNHTLNMNSNPSVFVPPSVNDNKSNASKYVFTKIRSTSVDVSKVQCSQITGLASGNETYMQSYNKGTVKLHPSSSGITGASQHPSFKRQLSDSIVVTSKAFITNKRTVKCSQEEIERKKHEALARRRMRTEASLQNGAPM, via the exons ATGTGGATTGGTAACAATGCAATTCCATGCACTCCTGGGGTACTTCGGGTTAGACCAAAAAAACATTCCTTTAG GGCCAATGATGTGGAGGACCTTATGAAGCTAGCAAAACAGTTTGACAAAAATATGATTCAAGATGCTGAACAAGATCATGGCCGTGACCTAGAGAATTTTTTCCAGGATGAGAATGAAGACCAGATGGAATCAGATATGCATGAAAAAGTTCTTAGTAGCCAGAAATCGGTGAATGAGGAGGCAGAAGCAGATTTCATTGCCTTGTTTGATGGACCTACTCAGCTCTTGAGTGGTAGACTGAGTCAGAATTCGTCAAAGTCCTCACTTTCGTCACCAAAAAGAAACTGCATGTTTGGTGCAGAGACTAATGAAGTTGCAAAAAAAAGTACTTGTGAAGGGGGAGTGAACTTCAAATTTAATAAGCCTCCTGGGTTTGAAATAAAGCCTAATTCCTACCAAAATGAAACAGATCAATGTCCAACAAAGCATAAAACTGTTTCTCTatcaaaacatttaaacagatCAGAAATGGCCTCTAAAGTGTCATCTGTATGCACAAATGATTTTGATGATTGGGGTAGTGATGATTTGCTTGATGATTCTTTTCTCGTAGAAATTACTCAGAACCCTGAGCTGTTTGCATCTCCCAAAGGGACCCATGGTTCTAAACAGACAGGTGTTAATACTACCCAAAAACCTCAGAGTGTATCTGGGGAAAAGACGAACAAATGTATTGAAAATGGCAGAAGCGTGTCTTCTATGTTGCACAACGATTTAACTGGTAAGGAGTCTCAGCAGGTTGGCATTGATATGAATCCTGGAgaatttcaaaaaacaaacaatcctTGTGAAAAAGTAAAGAATAGAGCTAGTTTTATGCTGCATAGAAACGCACAGGTCCAAGCAGTTGAGAAAAGTGCAGAGAATATACCTAAGCGCACTGACTTTTGTGGATCTAATAAACCTGAACCACAGAAAAACTTGCAGCAACAAAAAGCATATAAATATGAAACCAGGTTCAACAAAGGGTCACCCAACACGCCTTCCAAAAATATACACAACTCTCAACAGGTTAAAAGTGGAAAAAGTAGAGCCAGCATGCAAAATGCAACATCTTCTGCTTCTACGTATAGGACATCAAAGTCTGTCAACCAATCTGTCAAATGTCAGCAAATCAGAGTTGAGGCACCAAAACAAACCACCTCTCTGGTTGATGACTGGAATGAATCCAAATTCCCAGATGAGGTTTTAATAGATGCTCTTGATGATGCTCTTTGGGacgatgatggtgatgatgactTGCTGTATCAGGTGTGTGATGATATGGAAAAGTTGACTGAGACTCAAGGCACAGGGCTTAGCACAAACATTGCACCATCTTCCGCAAAAAGCAGTAACTTCCAGCCGGTCACCTACCCAAACAAATTAAAATCTTGTCCAGCACCAAGTGCTGTTCGAAGCAATTGTGCTGCTCCTGAAAACCGTAACCAAAACAGAACTGTGGGAAACCCGTCAAATAAACCTCCAGCTACATTTAATCGATCTAATTCTTTACCAGCAAAGACCACTACGTTTGGAAAGGACTCGTCCATTAATGCAACTTTTTCTTTAAATCAGAAAAACCACACTTTGAATATGAATTCAAATCCGAGTGTGTTTGTGCCGCCTTCTGTTAATGACAACAAATCAAATGCATCCAAGtatgtatttacaaaaataaggAGCACTTCTGTTGACGTTTCAAAAGTACAATGTAGTCAAATTACAGGACTTGCATCTGGAAATGAAACCTATATGCAAAGTTATAATAAAGGAACTGTCAAATTGCATCCATCTTCCAGTGGAATTACTGGTGCTTCACAGCACCCTTCCTTCAAAAGGCAACTTTCTGACTCAATCGTAGTGACAAGTAAAG